GGCGTTTCATTGCGCGCTGCCTCCTGCCCTTGCGGCACGGGGAGCAGTGCATGAAGGACGAGCGGCGAACACGGCTTGCATCACGCGGGCTTTCCGGCGGCCGGGGCATCGACCAGGGCGCGCAGTTCGGCCAGCACCGGTGCCGTGTCCGGCGTCACGCCACGCCACAGGGCGAAGGCCAGCGCCGCCTGCTCCACCAGCATGCCGAGGCCGTCGCGCGGCGTGGCGCCGCAGGCCTGCGCGTGCTGCAGGAAGGGCAGGGCGGCGGCACCGTACATCATGTCGCAGGCAAGCGCACCCGGGGCGAAGCGGCGCCGGGGCAGCAGCAGCGGTGCCCCGCCCAGGCTGCTGGCGGTGCCGTTGAGGATGATGTCGAAGGCGTCCGAAAGGCTTGGGTCGTGCGGCGGTGCGTCGTCCAGAACGGCCGCCAGACTGCAGGCGCGCAGGGCGACGCCATGCTCCGCAGCGACCGATGCATGCAGTTGCACCAGATGCCCGGCCTTGTCCACGCTGCGGTTGGCCACCGTCACGCTGGCGGGGGCTTCCGCGAGCAGCGCGCCCAGCACGCCGGCGGAAGCGCCGCCCGCACCCAGCAGCAGCACATGGCGCCCCGCCAGCGGCACGCCGGCGTTGTGGCGGATGTCGCGCATCAGGCCGGCGCCGTCGGTGTTGTCGGCATGCAGACGCCACTGTCCGGCTTGCTCGCGCCAGATCAGGGTATTGGCAGCCTGCGCCAGTTCGGCCCGCGCGCTGCGTACGTCGGCGGCGGCAAAGGCTTCCAGCTTGAACGGCACCGTCACGTTGGCACCGCCGTAGCCTTCACCGCGCAGGCGTTCCAGCGTGGCGGCAAAGCCGTCTACCGGGCTGTCGATGGCGATGTAGCTGAGCTGCTGCCCGGTCTGCCCGGCAAAGCGCGCATGGATCCAGGGCGAGCGGCTGTGGCTGACCGGATGGCCGATCACGCCATAGCGTGCCGGCAGGGGGGAGGAAGTATCAGGCATGGCAGCAATCAGACGGTCTGGCCCGGAGTGCCGTCGGCTTCGGGCTCGTTCACGTCCACGGCAATATGCAGCGGACCGGCGTCAAGCTCCATGGTATCGTCCTCGGACTCGTCGGAGGGCAGGGTGGCCTGGCCGTCATCGTCCAGCCGGGCGATGACGCTGCCATTCACATCCAGCGCCATCAGGTTGACGCCACCCAGGCGCACGCGCACCTGCGCATTGCGCGGCAGCCCGTCGGCACCGATCACGTTGATCACCAGCGGCAGCGTGTTGGCGCGCACCAGGCCGTCCTTGATCACGCTGCAGTCCAGCTCGGTGATGCCGTGGCGCTGCACGTGCAGCAGCGTCCAGAAGCGTTCCATGCTGGCCTGGTAGGCGTTGTAGCCGGTATAGCAGGCGTCGAAGCCGGAGATGATGCCGAACAGGGCAGCATCCTTGGGCTTGAACGGTGCGGCCAGGGCTGCAGTGGCGCCGTGGCGGATGGCGGCGATCAGCTGCCACTGGTTCAGCAGGTCGACATAGCGGCGCAGTGGCGAGGTGCTCCAGGCGTAGCACGGCACGCCCAGGCCGGCGTGCGGCAGTGCCTTGGTGCCCATGCGCACCTTCACGCCGGGCGCGAGTGCCGCCTGGCTGCGGTAAATGCCCGGAATGCCGCCGTTGGCCAGCATCTGGCCCCAGTGGTGGTTCACCAGAATCATCGCTTCCGACACCATCAGGTCCAGCGGTGCGCCGCGCTGGCGCATTTCGATCACCACGGTTTCGCTGCCGTCCGGCGGCGTTTCCTTGAGCGATTCGTCGCGCAGCAGGCGGAAGTTGAAATCGGGGCGGGTGAAGGTTTCGGGTTTGCCGCGCACGATCTCGCGCCGTGCCTTCAATTGCTGTGCCAGGCGCCAGAGGAAGGCCAGTGCCGGGCGATGCGTCTGCAGTTGCGCCTGCGGCTCGGGGCTGTCGGCCGGAGCCGACAGCCATTCGGCGGTGACGACCTTTTCCAGCTGGTCCAGCCGCAGGTTGTCGACCACCGGCACCCGTTCGATGCGGCTCTCGGTGCCCTGCAGTTCCAGCGTGGCTTCGTCGAAGGTCGCGTAGAACGACAGCGCCGGGCGCGGCTGGCCGGCGCCCAGGGTGTAGTGCTGCACCACATCGTGCGGCAGCATGGTGATCTTGTAGCCCGGCATGTAGACGGTGGACATGCGCTGGCGCGCCACTGCGTCGATGGCGTCGCCCGGCTGCACGGCCAGGCCTGGCGCTGCGATATGAATGCCGAGCGTGACGCGGCCACTGCCCAGTCCGCTCACCGACAGCGCATCGTCGATCTCGGTGGTGCTGGAATCGTCGATCGAGAAGGCCTGCACCCCGGCCAGCGGCAGCTCCGAATCGTCGATGAGCGCGGGCTGCAGCGCCGGAAAGCCGGTGCCCTTGGGAAAATGCTCGAACAGGAAGCGCTGCCAGTGGAACTCGTAGGGCGAGTGGATGGCGCCGGCGCGCTGCAGCAGGTCGAGCGGGGCCATCTGTGCCTCTTTCGAGGCATGCACCACGGCCTTGTACTCGGGCGCGTTCTTGTCCGGCTTGAACAGGATCCGGTAGAGCTGCTCGCGGATCGGCTCGGGGCACTGGCCCTGCACCAGTTCGGCGGCCCAGGCGTCGATCTGTGCCTGGATGCGGGCCTTCTTCTCGATGGCGGCGAGCGCCTGCTGCACGATCTCGGCCGGCGCCTTCCGGAAGCGGCCCTTCACGCCGCCGGCACGGCGGAAATAGTGCGGCGCGTGGAACAAGGCCAGCAGCGTGGCGGCCTGCTCCACCAGCGACGGCGGATCCTGGAAGTAGTCGCGGGCCACGTCGATGAAGGTGAATTCTTCTTCGGGGGCAAATTCCCACAGCAGCTGCACATCCACCTCCTGGCTCAGCGCCTGTGCCTGGGCCAGCAGTTCGGCGGGAGCGGGCTTGTCGAAGCTGAGCACGATATGCGCGTGCTTGACCTTGACGCGCTTGCCGGAATCCAGCTCGATCTGGGAGGAACTGTCCGCCTGGGACAGGATGCGGCCGGCGAGGAACTTGCCGGAATCTTCGAACATTGCAAACATGGGGCGCTATTTTCCCATGCCTGCCGGTGTGCGCGTAAAGTTTTCGGCGACGCAGGCTGGCCGTCGTGCGCGCAGCCGTCTCAATTGCCGGGCGGCAGCTGCATCAGGTCGCTTTCGGTCAGCTTGCGCCCGGCCACGCCCAGCTTGCCGCGGGCACGCTGGATCAACTCGCGCACGTAATGCACGCTCAGTTCCAGGTCGCGTGCAATGGCCTTGGGCGCCTCGCCGCGCACATTGCGCACGCACACCTCCATCTCGCGCCGGGTCAGCGGCGTCAGGGAGACGCGGCTGGTCTGCTTCGGCAGGCGCTGCAAGTGTTTTTTCTGCCAGCGGTAGAGATGGGCGGGCAGTTCGAACTTGATATTTTCGGTATCGTCAAAGGAGAAAGGCTCGTCGATCTGGATGCGGTGAAAACCCATCCAGGCCAGCCCATAGGAGTTTTCCACGCCAGAGAGCGCGGCGTGCCGGATGCCGAAGCGCTGGAAGAACTCGCCCACGATTTCGTTGGAGCGCTGCATGGCCGTGCGACGGCGCGGCGCGCTGCCGGGCTCGCCGAAGTAATCGGCCACCGTGATGGCTTGCGGCTCCCACGGGAAATCCATGAATGGCTGCGCCACGCGGTCGTGCTGCGCCACGGCTGCATATTCCGTCACGAACTCCTGCGGCAGGCCTTGTAGCCAAATGACCTGTTCAATGATGACTTGACCATTGTCACGATGTCCGCGACCGGCAAATACAGCATCGAAGCGCACAAGATTCGCCAAGGCGAGAATCGATGCTTCCATACCTACTTTTTTTCTTCAAGTGTTTTTAAGGTTCAAAGCGCGATCAAGAAGCGCTTTGTTTATATGATTAACACTTTGCACGAAAATGTAAATAGAATTTGGAGCCCCGAACATTGGGGGTTGCCTGAAATTCATGTTACATGGGTAGGTGTTGCGTGCAGATGCCCGCGTTTTCGGGTCAGAAAAGCTGCAGGCCGGTCTGCCGCGCCAGCTCCGGCCAATGCAAATCAAAATCACTGATGGCATGGTCATTGCCCGCCAGCACGGTCTGGCGTGCATGGGCGTAGCGCGCCGTCATTTCGCGCCAGTCGAGCACCTCGTCCCCCTCGCAGATCAGGGCCCAGGCCGGAGCCCGGGTGCCGGCGTCCGCGCGCTGCTGTTCCAGTGCCAGCGTTTCCGCCTCAATCGCTTCCAGTTCGCCGATGTAGGCCGGGCTGAAGTAGAAGTGTTCCTCGGGCGCATGCCAGGCCGTGTTGTCACCGATGTAACGGGCCAGGTCGCGCGCGGGGTGCACGGCGGGATTGAGCAGCAGGCTGCGCCAGCCCTTGCGTGCCGCCATGGCCGCCGCGTAGAAGCCGCCCAGCGAGGAGCCGATGACCAGGCTGCCTGCCTGTGGCCAACCGTCCGTCAGCGCTTGCAGCAGGGCCATGGCGGCAGCAGGAGAGGGTGGCAGTTGCGGGCTGCACCACTGCACGTCGGGTCGGTGCTGCGCCATCCAGGCCCCCACATGCAGCGCCTTGGCCGAGCGCGGCGAAGAGCGGAAGCCGTGCAGGTAGAGCACATGGCTGACGGGTGCGACAGCTGTGCTCATGCCCATGGCCAGACTTTCTGGCGCTCGGCGGATTTCTTGCGCGCGCCGGCACCGGGTTCGAGTTTCCATTGCTGTTCGGGCGCGGCCGGCAGCGTCAGCGGCAGGCGCAGCAGCATACGGTCGCGCGCGACGAGGGCAGTGCAGCTGCGCTCCTGCGGCTTGCGGCCGGGCGGCAGATACGCCTGCACGTCGGCCAGGTTGCCGACGCGCCAGGCCGCATGGCTGCCCTTGGCCACGTCCGCCTCCTCCAGTTCGATGCCCAGCCATTCATCCCCTGCAGCCATGCCGGCCGCCTCGGCCACGCCGCCACGAGCCACGCCCAGCACGCTGATGCTGGCGCCTTCCTTGCAGCGCAGTCCCCACTGGCGTGCCAGCGGTGCCGGCGTCTGCACGATGCGCACGCCGGCGCGGCGCAGCAGCTTCTCCAGCGGCAGTTCGGCCGTGCCATGAACCCAGTCGCGCAGTTCGCGCGCAAAGCTGCGGCCACCCAGTTCCTGCAGCACGGCGGCCACGTCGGCCTCGCTCAGGCCGCGCAGTGGCTTCTGCCGGGCGTAGCAACGCTGGTAGAGCGTGCGCATCACGGCATCGAGCGTGGTGCGGCCTTCCTGGCGCAGCGTGAGGTCCAGGCACAGGCCGAGCAGCGCGCCCTTGGTGTAGTAGCTGACGGTGATGTTGGGGGTGTTTGCGTCCTGGCGGTAGTACTTGGTCCAGGCCTCGAAGCTGGATTGCGCCAGGCTGTGGATGAAACGGCCGGGCGAGGCCTGCACGCTGTCCACCGCCTTGTTGAGCAGCCTGAGGTAGCCGGCCGCGTCGATGCAGCCGGCGCGCAGCAGCAGCAGGTCGTCGTAGTAGCTGGTGAAACCCTCGAAGAACCAGAGCAGGTCGGTGTAGTTCTCGCGGCTGTAGTTGTAGGGCACGAGTTCGGCCGGGCGCAGGCGCTTGACGTTCCAGGCGTGGAAATATTCGTGGCTGATCAGGCCGAGCAGCGTGGTGTAGTCGTCGCCCGGCGTTTCGCCGGGGCGCGGCAGATGCTTGCGGCCGGCGATCAGGGCGGTGCTGTTCAGGTGTTCCAGGCCGCCGTAGCCTTCGTCGACGGTGCGCAGCAGGAATACGTAGCGCTCGAAGGGCACGGACTTGCCCGGCTTGTCGCCATGCCAGAAACGCATGGCGGCTTCGCAGATGCGGCGGGTGTCGGCCAGCAGGCGCTCGCCGTCGAAGGCCGGCGGCGGGCTGGCGATGACGAAGCGGTGCGGGATGCCGCACACGTCGAAATCCGCGCTCCAGAAGTTGCCCATCTCGAACGGGCTGTCGGCCAGGGTGTCGTAATCGGGCGCCAGATAGCTGCCGAAGCCGCGTTTGCCGGTGTTGCGCGGCGTCAGGCCGGTGGCGAGGCGCCAGGACTTGTCGGGGGAGAGCACTTCGATCAGGTGCGGCACATGGGTCTGGCCGCTGACCTGCAGGCACAAACTGGTGGGGTTGAAGAAGCCGCGGGCGGCATCCAGCCAGGCGGTGCGTACCGAATCGTCATGCGCGTAGACCTGGTAGCGCAGTTCCAGCGGAGCACCCGGCAGGCATCCGATTTGCCAGCGCTGCTTGTCGAGCTGGCGCACGGGGCAGGGCTTGCCGTCCTGCGTGGCGCTGAGGCACTGCAGGTGCCTGCTGAACTCGCGCACCAGATAGCTGCCGGGAATCCACACCGGCAGGCTGACTTCCTGCCGGATCTGCGGTTCGGCCACCCGCAGTGTGACGTGGAACAGGTGGGTATGGGGCTCGGGCGCACTAACGAGGTAGTGCAGCGGCGCACCGGCCGCAGAAGAGGGCTTGTTCTTGGGCATGCGGCAAGCATAGCGCAGCCGCGCGCCGATTACATGGAGCCGGCGGCTCCGGCCAGGCAGCTCATCACCGCCAGCACGGTGGCGTGGAAGCGCACGGTGAGCCATTCGCTCAGGCCGGCGCGCTCCCAGGTGCGGTCATCCACCACGTAGCAGATGACGAACATCAGGGCCAGGAAGGGCATGCCGGCAGCGGGGTGCATGAGCACGCCGAACCAGCCGGCAAAGGCGGCGAAGGCGCCCCAGATGAAGTGCAGCTTGGGCGCGTTGACGCCGGCACGCAGGCCGATGCCCCAGTGGATGCCGCCGAGAAACGCCACCACGATGCCGCCGTAGCTCGCCAGCGCCGCAGCGACGAAGCCGTGCAGTTCGTCATGCACCAGCCACATCAGCAGGGCCATGATCACCATCGGGATGGTTCCCAGATAGGCGATGGCGCGGATGAAGGTACGGCTGTGTTCAGGAAGCATGCGGTCAGGACCCGGAACGCCCGCAAGGGCACGAACGGAATGCAGCGTGCGGAAACGCCGACAAGCAACACCAAGATTACGTCTGCCAACTGACAGAAAGCTGAATCGGGCTGCTGTGCTCCATTGTGAAACAAAAAGCGGCTCCGGGGGAGCCGCTCCGGTGTCCACGTGGCAAAAAGCACACTTTGGCGCCTGCAGGCGCAGCGTTATTTGCTTTCTGCCAACAGTTTCTCGATCTGTGCGGTGGGGATGGCGCCGGGCACGCGCTTGCCGTTGCTGAACACCATGGCCGGCGTTCCGGTGATGCGGTATTTTTCGGCGAAGGCCACGTTGCGGCGCAACGCGGCGGTGTCGCAGCTGGCAGCGGGTGGCGTGGCGCGGTTCAGCATCCAGCTCGCCCAGGTCTTGCTGCGGTCTTTCGCGCACCAGATGTTGCGCGACTTGGTCATCGAATCCTCGCCCAGGATGGGCAGCAGGAAGGTGTAGACGGTGACGTTGTTGACCTTGGCCAGATCGGCCTCGAAGCGGTGGCAATAGGGGCAGTTGGGATCGGCAAACACGGCGACCTTGCGCGCGCCGTTGCCGCGCGTGGTGACGAAGGCATCCTGCAGCGGCAGCGCCTTGAAGTCGATCGCGGTGAGCTTCTGCGTGCGTTCATGCGTCAGGTCGCGGCGCGTCTTGGTGTCGAGCAGCGAGCCGTTGAGCAGGAAGTCGCCCTTGGCATCGGTGTAGAAGATCTCGGTGCCGTCCACGCGCACTTCGTACAGGCCGGGCATGGGTGTCTTGCTCACTTCGTCGATCTTGGCGAGCTGCGGCAGGCGTGCGGCGAGGTTCTTGCGGATGGTGCTTTCCTGCGCGTCGGATTCCTTGCAGCCGAACAGGGCCAGGGCGGCGAGGGACAGGATGAGCGGACGGGCAAACAGGGGCTTGTTCATGCGGGGAGAGATTCGAGGTGTTGCGGGCAGGTTGCGGAAGTGCGTCAGTCCATGGCGCGGCGGGCCACCCAGTCCTTCACCGGGCCGCTGCGCTCGAACAGGCTCATGCCGAGGTTGCGCAGCTGGCGCACGCCGGCGGCGTTGTGGGAGAACAGGCGCTGGATGCCGTCCATGCCGGCGATCAGCGGGGCGGTTTCGGCCTTGCGCGCGCGTTCGTACTGGCGCAGCAGGCGCATGTCGCCGGGGCTGCGCCAGTAGGGGCGGCCGCCGATGATCTGGTCCAGCAGGGCGACGTCGGCCAGGCCCAGGTTCAGGCCCTGGCCGGCCAGCGGGTGCACGCTGTGGGCGGCATCGCCGGCCAGCGCCCAGTTGTGGCGCGTGACGCCGTCGGCGCCGATGCGGCTGCCGACCCAGCGGCGCGCCAGCCCGAGCTGCAGCGGCCAGGCCACGCGGCGCTGCACGGCAACCACGTTGGGGGCATCGCTGGGCTGCAGATGGGCGGCGTTCTGCAGGTGGGCGGCGAAGGCGGCGTCGTCCAGCGCCAGCAGGTCGCCGACGCGGTTGCGGTCCACCGACCAGACGATGGCTACTTCGCGGCCTTCCGGTCCGTCCAGCGGCAGGAAGGCCAGGATGTCGCTTTCGCTGCCGCTCTGGTTGAACCACTGCCAGGCAATCTGCAGGTGGGGGGCATCCAGCGTGGCGCGGGTGGCGATGGCGGTCTGGCCATAGGGGGTGACGTCGTAGTCCACGCCGAGTTGCTGGCGCGTGCTGCTGTGCTTGCCCTCGCAGACCACGGTAAGCGGCGCCGGAGCGGCATCGGCCTGCTCGGCCGTGATCACGTCGATGCCGCTCTGGTACTGGCAGGCCTGCTGCAGCATGTGCTCCAGCGTGGGCACGTCGGCGATCCAGGTCATGGCTTCCTGTTCCATGCGCGAGGCATCGAACACGGTTTTGGCATGGCCATCGCCGAGCACGCGCATCTGCAGCACAGGGGTGGCACGCTCGGCGCCGGGCCAGCACTTGAGGCCGGCGAGCAGGCGCTGGGAGCGGTGGTTGATGGCGTAGGCACGGATGTCCGGCTGGTTGCCGGCGGGCGCGGGCGATTCGACCAGCCCCACGCGCAGGCGGTGGCGTGCCAGCAGCAGGGCGAGGGTGCGGCCGACGATGCCGCTGCCGCGAATGCAGACGTCGTGAGAACTGTAGGCCATGGCAATGCAAACAGGGAGCCGAAAACCGCATTGTAGGCGGCTGTGCCGGGCGGTCAGCCGTGACAGAGGGCAAATGTCGTCTGGTAGACCTTTGCGGACGGTTGTGCTACTCTGTTTGGCGTAGGACTGATCCTACCTGCGGTGCCAACATGCACCGATGGTATCGTTCAGACTGATACGGTATCTTCATATTTCTGACATGTTCCGGCGTTAGCGTTTTCAGTCTGCCTCGCGTGGAACCGTCGGAGTCGTGTCGTGGCAGGGCAGTTGCGCCTGCGTCAGGTGCGCTGTGGCCGTCGCCGAGGCGGTCATGCAGAAAGAACAAGGAGGAATGCTTCGCTGGCAGCGGGTTTGCCATGCTGCGTTCCGAGAGACAACACAGATCAAGAAGAGTCCGGCATGAAACACGTATTTGCTTCCCCCCGTCTACCCGCCGCACGTACGCGTGCGGCCGCCGAACTGTCTGCCGACATGGCTGCCCTGGGGCGTCAGTTTGCACAATGCCGCGCATCGGCCAGCCGCTGGTCGCAGGCGCGGGAACTGCTTCAGCGCGGCCTGGCCTATCCGGGCACGCATTTCGTCACCACGCTGCTGCTGGCGGTTGTCGCCTTCGAGGCCAGCCTGTCCTGGTTCTGACCGGCGGGTGATGCGACTTGCCGGCACTCAAGGGATTTTCATTACGCGCCGCCCTGGATGGACTGAGGGGATTCCGCTCCCCGATTGAGGCCCCGATCCGGGCCGAACTGTTCGGTCCGGCCCGTTTCCGCCAGCATGGCGAGCATCTGGCCGCCATCCACGAGGCCTACAGCCCGCACTGGCTGCGCAGCAAGCCGTTCTTTCCGCGCTTGCGCCAGAACATCGCCGACCTGCACAAGTCGCGTGAGGTGCTGGAGCAGCTGACGGCCGATGGCCGGCATCCGGGGCCGGCAGCGCAATGGCTGCTCGACAATGCCTCGGTGCTCGATGCGCAGGCGCTGGCCATCCGCGAGGGCCTGCCGCACAGCTTCTTCCGCAAGCTGCCGCGCCTGCGCAGCGAGCCGCTGGCCGGCCTGCCGCGGATTTATGGCGTGGTCTGGGCCTATGTCGCCCATGCCGACAGCCATCTGGATCCGGCGTTGCTGGAAGCCTTTCTCGTGGGCTATCTGGACGAGCGCTACCTGTCGCTGGCCGAACTGTGGTCCTTCCCCACCACGCTGCGGGTGGTGCTGCTGGAAAACCTGGCCCGGCTGGCCATGCGCACCGCCGCGCTGCAGGCTGCGCGCGATGCCGCCCACGGCTGGTTTGACGGCCCGGAGCCGCAGCGCACCATCCGGCAGCTGGATGTGCTCGAGCAGCGCTTTCGCCGGCTCGGGGTGGAAGATGCCTTCCTGCTGCAGGTCGACCAGCGCCAGGAAGACCTGTCGTACGAACACAGCCGGCAGCTGCATGCCTGGCTCAAGGTGCGCCTGCAGGATCCGGTGGGCACCGAGGCACGCCACCAGGCGGCGCTGACGGAGGACGAGCAGAGCATCCGCAACGCCATTACCACGCTGCGCAAGATCGATCAGGTGAACTGGCGCGAACTGTTCGCGCGCAACAATGCGGTGATGCGCATCATGGCCGGCTGTCCGCAGTATGTGGCCGAGAACCTGTCGACGCAGGATCGCACGCTGCATGCCGTCGAGCGGCTCGCGCGCAAGTCCCGTCGTGCCGAGCCGGAAGTGGCGCAGGCGCTGGTGGAACTGACGCGCCAAGGGCAGGGACCGGACGATCCGCTGGTGGCGCCGGCCTATTGGTGGGGCGGCGAGGGCGAACCGCGCCTGCGCCAGGCGCTCGGCCTGCCGGCGCGCCGGCTGCCCGCACGCAGCAGCCGGACGCGGCGGCGCTGGAATGCCTGGGCCTATCTGCTGGTGGTGGTGCTGCTCACCGGGTGGCTGACGCTGCGCCTGATGGATCTGGGCTACCAGGGCGAGGGCCTGCCTGGCTGGATGTGGGGCGTGACCGCCTATCTGCTGCTGGCGCCGCTGGCCGAGACGGTGGTGGCTCTGGTCAACCGCCTGATCAGCGAATCGGTGCCGCCCGCGGCGCTGCACCGCATGGGGCTGCGCCAGGGCATTCCGCTGGCGCACCAGACACTGGTGGTGATTCCCAGCATGCTGACCAGCGAGAAAAGCACGCGCGAGCTGCTGATCCAGCTCGAGCAGCACCATCTGGCCAACCCGGAAACCCATGCGCAGTTTGCCCTGTTGTCGGACTTTGCCGATGCGCCCACGGCCACGGAGGAGGGCGACAGTGCGGCGCTGGAGTTTGCCCGCGCGGGCGTGGCGGAACTTAACCGGCGCTACCCGGTGGAATCCGGGCGGCCGCTGCGCTTTCTGGTGTTGCACCGCACGCGCGAGTGGAGCGACACGCAGCAGTGCTTCATCGGCTGGGAACGCAAGCGCGGCAAGCTGGAGCAACTGGTGCAAGCGCTGGCCGAGGGCCGCGAGACGCCGCCGGCGCCGTTCATCGACCTCGGTGAGCTGTCGCGCGTGGCGCCGGGCGTGCGCCACCTGGTCACGCTGGACAGCGATACCGACATGCCGCCGGGCCGCCTGCGCGAACTGGTGGCGATTGCCGCGCATCCGCTGAACCAGCCGCATGTGGAGCCGGGCACGCGCTATGTCAGCCGTGGCTACGGCATCCTGCAGCCGCGCATTGCCACGCCGATGCCGATTGCCGAGGCGGGCACCTGGTTCCACAGCCTGTTTGCGGGCCGGCTCGGGGTGGACCCGTACAGCGCGGCCAGTTCCGAGATCTACCAGGACGTGTTCGGCCAAGGCACCTTCACCGGCAAGGGCCTGCTCAACGTGCAGGCCACGCACCAGGTGCTGGCCGGCCAGCTGCCGCCCGAACATGTGCTGAGCCACGACCTGCTGGAAGGCGCATTGCTGCGCTGCGCCGGCGTGAGCGACGTGACCTTTGTCGAGGACGCACCCATGCACGCCGACGTGGCCGCCTCGCGCCTGCACCGCTGGACGCGCGGCGACTGGCAGCTGCTGCCGCTGGTCGGGCTGCTGCTGCGCTCGCGCGTGCCGGTGATCAACTACTGGAAGGTGTTCGACAACCTGCGCCGCTCGGTGGTGGCGCCATTTTCTGCGCTGCTGCTGGTGTGGGTGGCGCTGACGCAGACGCTGCCGTTCCACTGGGCGCTGCTGGCCGTGCTGGCGGCCTATGGCGGCGGGCCGCTGCTGGGGGCGCTGGCCGGCCTGGCGCCGCACCGCGACGACATTGCGTTGCGCCACTTCTTTGCCGAGGGCTTCAAGGACCTGGGCCGCGCGCTGGTGACGCCGCTGTGGCATCTGGCCACGCTGCTGGATCAGGCCGTGCTGTATGGCGATGCCGTGATCCGGGCCGTGTACCGGCAGCTGGTGTCGCACCGGCTGTTGCTGGAATGGATGACGGCGGCGGCGGCCCAGGCCTCGGTGCGCACCGATCTGCCTTCGCTGCTGCGCAAGCACCGGGCCACGGTGGTGACGGCCGGCGTGCTGTTGCTGCTGGCGCTGGGGGGGAGCCTGGCCGGCTGGCCGGTGAACTGGGTGGCGCTGCTGCCCTTGCTGGTGCTGTGGGCGCTGGTGCCGGTGTGGGTCGCGCTGATCAGCCGTCTGCGCCCGCGCCCGCGCCGCGAGCGCATCACGCAGCAGCAGCGCAGCTACCTGTTCGAACTGGCGCACGACACCTGGCGCTTCTACGACCGCCACGTGGGCGAGGAGGACAACTTCCTGCCGCCCGACAACGTGCAGCTGCAGCCGTTCCAGATGGTGGCGCACCGTACCTCGCCGACCAATATCGGCATGTACCTGCTGGTGCTGGCCTGTGCACGGCAGCTCGGCTTCATTGGCCGTGCCGATCTGGTGGCACGGCTGCAGGCCACGCTGGCTACGCTGGACCGTCTGCCACGCCACGCCGGCCACTTCTACAACTGGTATGACACGCGCACGCTGGCGGTGTTGCCGCCGGGTTATGTCTCGACGGTGGACAGCGGCAACTGCTCCGGCCATCTGCTGGTGGTGGCGCGCGCCTGCGAGGAGGCCGCTGCGCTCGACCCGCAGGCGCTGGCCGAGCAGCACACGGCGCTGGAATGCACGCTGGAATGGTCGGCCATGCGGCTGCAACCGGTGCTGTCGCAACTGCAGCCGCTGGAATGGTTCCCCTCGGTGGCGGATCTGGTGCATGCCACGCCACCCAGCCCCGGCAGTGCTCCGATGGCGGCGCTGCTGGCGCGGGTGGAGGCATCGCGCGAACGTGCCGAACTGACGCGGCAGACGGCCAGTACCGCGCTGGAGCCGGCGCTGGCGCAACTGGCCGATCATCTGACCATTCTCGCTTCGCTGCTGCGCGACCGCCTGGCCGAGCCGGCCGTGCTGCAGGCGCAACTGCAGGCGCTGGGCACGCGCTGCCGCATGCTGGCGCTGGAGCCGGACTACCGCATCCTGTACGACAGCGACCGCCGCCTGTTGCACATCGGCCTGCGCACCGAAACCGGCGAGCTCGACGCCAACCACTACGACCTGCTGGCGAGCGAATCGCGCCTGA
The DNA window shown above is from Brachymonas denitrificans and carries:
- the aroE gene encoding shikimate dehydrogenase, whose protein sequence is MPDTSSPLPARYGVIGHPVSHSRSPWIHARFAGQTGQQLSYIAIDSPVDGFAATLERLRGEGYGGANVTVPFKLEAFAAADVRSARAELAQAANTLIWREQAGQWRLHADNTDGAGLMRDIRHNAGVPLAGRHVLLLGAGGASAGVLGALLAEAPASVTVANRSVDKAGHLVQLHASVAAEHGVALRACSLAAVLDDAPPHDPSLSDAFDIILNGTASSLGGAPLLLPRRRFAPGALACDMMYGAAALPFLQHAQACGATPRDGLGMLVEQAALAFALWRGVTPDTAPVLAELRALVDAPAAGKPA
- a CDS encoding ribonuclease catalytic domain-containing protein; its protein translation is MFAMFEDSGKFLAGRILSQADSSSQIELDSGKRVKVKHAHIVLSFDKPAPAELLAQAQALSQEVDVQLLWEFAPEEEFTFIDVARDYFQDPPSLVEQAATLLALFHAPHYFRRAGGVKGRFRKAPAEIVQQALAAIEKKARIQAQIDAWAAELVQGQCPEPIREQLYRILFKPDKNAPEYKAVVHASKEAQMAPLDLLQRAGAIHSPYEFHWQRFLFEHFPKGTGFPALQPALIDDSELPLAGVQAFSIDDSSTTEIDDALSVSGLGSGRVTLGIHIAAPGLAVQPGDAIDAVARQRMSTVYMPGYKITMLPHDVVQHYTLGAGQPRPALSFYATFDEATLELQGTESRIERVPVVDNLRLDQLEKVVTAEWLSAPADSPEPQAQLQTHRPALAFLWRLAQQLKARREIVRGKPETFTRPDFNFRLLRDESLKETPPDGSETVVIEMRQRGAPLDLMVSEAMILVNHHWGQMLANGGIPGIYRSQAALAPGVKVRMGTKALPHAGLGVPCYAWSTSPLRRYVDLLNQWQLIAAIRHGATAALAAPFKPKDAALFGIISGFDACYTGYNAYQASMERFWTLLHVQRHGITELDCSVIKDGLVRANTLPLVINVIGADGLPRNAQVRVRLGGVNLMALDVNGSVIARLDDDGQATLPSDESEDDTMELDAGPLHIAVDVNEPEADGTPGQTV
- a CDS encoding helix-turn-helix transcriptional regulator, giving the protein MTEYAAVAQHDRVAQPFMDFPWEPQAITVADYFGEPGSAPRRRTAMQRSNEIVGEFFQRFGIRHAALSGVENSYGLAWMGFHRIQIDEPFSFDDTENIKFELPAHLYRWQKKHLQRLPKQTSRVSLTPLTRREMEVCVRNVRGEAPKAIARDLELSVHYVRELIQRARGKLGVAGRKLTESDLMQLPPGN
- a CDS encoding YqiA/YcfP family alpha/beta fold hydrolase produces the protein MSTAVAPVSHVLYLHGFRSSPRSAKALHVGAWMAQHRPDVQWCSPQLPPSPAAAMALLQALTDGWPQAGSLVIGSSLGGFYAAAMAARKGWRSLLLNPAVHPARDLARYIGDNTAWHAPEEHFYFSPAYIGELEAIEAETLALEQQRADAGTRAPAWALICEGDEVLDWREMTARYAHARQTVLAGNDHAISDFDLHWPELARQTGLQLF
- a CDS encoding M61 family metallopeptidase translates to MPKNKPSSAAGAPLHYLVSAPEPHTHLFHVTLRVAEPQIRQEVSLPVWIPGSYLVREFSRHLQCLSATQDGKPCPVRQLDKQRWQIGCLPGAPLELRYQVYAHDDSVRTAWLDAARGFFNPTSLCLQVSGQTHVPHLIEVLSPDKSWRLATGLTPRNTGKRGFGSYLAPDYDTLADSPFEMGNFWSADFDVCGIPHRFVIASPPPAFDGERLLADTRRICEAAMRFWHGDKPGKSVPFERYVFLLRTVDEGYGGLEHLNSTALIAGRKHLPRPGETPGDDYTTLLGLISHEYFHAWNVKRLRPAELVPYNYSRENYTDLLWFFEGFTSYYDDLLLLRAGCIDAAGYLRLLNKAVDSVQASPGRFIHSLAQSSFEAWTKYYRQDANTPNITVSYYTKGALLGLCLDLTLRQEGRTTLDAVMRTLYQRCYARQKPLRGLSEADVAAVLQELGGRSFARELRDWVHGTAELPLEKLLRRAGVRIVQTPAPLARQWGLRCKEGASISVLGVARGGVAEAAGMAAGDEWLGIELEEADVAKGSHAAWRVGNLADVQAYLPPGRKPQERSCTALVARDRMLLRLPLTLPAAPEQQWKLEPGAGARKKSAERQKVWPWA